The nucleotide sequence CCACCCGCTGGAACGCGGACATCACCGACGTCCTGCTGGAGCGGGCGCTGGCCGCGGCGCGCGAAGCCGAGCTCGAGGAGGAGCCGACGGTCGTCCACGTCGCCGGCGCCGTCGAGCTCCCGGTGGTGGCCCAGGCACTCGCCCGCAACCACGACGCGGTGGTCGCGCTCGGCGTGGTCATCCGCGGCGGCACCCCGCACTTCGAGTACGTGTGCGACGCGGTGACGGCGGGCCTGACCCGGGTGGCGCTCGACGAGAGCACCCCGGTGGGCAACGGCGTCCTGACCTGCGAGACGCACGAGCAGGCCGTCGACCGGTCGGGCCGTCCGGGCGCGAAGGAGGACAAGGGCTACGAGGCGACGGTGGCGGCCCTGGACTCCGCGCACGTGCTGCGGAGCCTGCGCCAGCCGTGGACCGAGCGGGGTTTCGTGTGACCGTGAAGACTCTCCTGGTGATCCGCCCCCGGCGCGCGATGATCATGTGCAGCGTGCTGGCGGTGGCGCTGCTGGCGGTGTTCGTGGTGGTGGCGGTCCTACTGCGCAACGGCGACACGGGGGTCCGCTTCCAGCGCTCCGACCAGGCGGCGATGGTGGGCATCGGCATCCTGCTGGCGTGCGGTGTGATGCTGTTCGCGATCGCGCGGGTGCGGGCGGACGCGGACGGCATCGAGGTGCGGAACGTGCTGGTCACCCGCCGCTTCGCGTGGAGCGAGGTGCTTTCGGTGAGTTTCCCGGATGGTGCGTCGTGGGCCCGGCTGGAGCTGCCGGACGACGAGTACCACGCGGTGATGGCGGTGCAGGCCGTCGACCGGGACCGCGCGGTGGAAGCGGTCCGCGCGCTGCGGAAGCTGCACCGCGCGGCGACGGGCGGCTGACGGGCGTCAGAGGTCCAGGTCCACCACGATCGGCGCGTGGTCCGAAGGGCCCTTCCCCTTCCGCGCATTGCGGTCCACATAGGAATCCGTGACGGCGGAAGTGAAAGCCTCGTTCCCGTACACCAGGTCGATCCGCATGCCCTTGTTGTTCGGGAAGTTCCCCGCCCGGTAGTCCCAGTACGTGAACGGGTGGTCGTACTTCAGCGGCCTCGGGAAGACGTCCGACAGGCCGAGGTCCCGCAGCCGGGCCAGGGCTTCGCGCTCCGGCTTCGTCACGTGGGTCGACTCCGCGAACACCGCGATGTCCCAGACATCCGCGTCCGTCGGCGCCACGTTGAAGTCGCCCAGCACCGCGAACGGCCCGTCGGAAACCTCCGAAGCCACCAGCGAATGCAGCGACGAAAGCCACTCCAGCTTGTACGCGTAGTGCGGGTTGTCCGGCTCACGCCCGTTGGGCACGTACACCGACCACACCCGTACGCCGCCGCACGTGGCCCCGATCGCGCGGGCCTCCGAAGCGCCGTCGAACTGCGGCTCGCCCGGCAGTCCGCGCACGACGTCCGACACGCCCACCCGCGACACGATGCCGACGCCGTTCCAGCGCCCCAGCCCGTACGCCGCGACCTCGTAGCCGAGCGCCTCGATCTCGGCCGCCGGGAACGCCTCCGTCGTGTTCTTCAGCTCCTGCAGGCACAGCACGTCCGGCGCCGTCTCCTCCAGGAAACCCAGCACGCGCGGCAGGCGGGGGACGATGGAGTTCACGTTCCAGGTGGCGATCCGCATGCCGCGAGCATCCCACACGCCACCGACGAGAACGGGGCGGCGCAGGGGACCGCGCCGCCCCGGGGAAGCACCCTCAGACGCCCGCGGTCGTCCGGATCCAGGACCGGCTCGCCGCCACGCTCGCGTAGTTGTTCGTGCCGCGTGTGTTCGACCCGCTCTGGTTCTGGACCGTCGACGCGACGCCGACCTGGACGCCGTTCGCGACCTCCGGACCGCCCGAGTCGCCCTTCCACGCCGAGCCGTTGACGCCGACGCTCTGGATCGCGCGACCGCCGTAGGCGTCCGTGGAGCGGCCGGTCACCTGGACGTTCGCCGTCTTCAGCGACGTCGCCGGCGGGCCGGTCGGGGTGGTGCGGCCCCAGCCGTAGATCTGGTTGCTGCTGCCGGTGGCCGGGTCGGAGCCGCCCAGCGAGATCGGCGCGGTGCTCGTCGCCGACGCCAGGTGCAGCAGCGCGATGTCGCCGTTCGGGGACTGGTACTCGTTGTCGACGGCGATCTTCGTGCCCGAAAGCAGCGTGTTGCTGCCGACCCGGACGTACATCCCCGAGCCGTCCTGGTCGAGGCAGTGCACCGCGGTCATGACCCAGCGCGACGCGATGACCGTGCCCGAGCAGTTGAAGCCCTGGTAGTCGCGCCCGGGCGTGTTGACGTACACCTGGGCGCCCCAGGAGACGGTGGGCGCGGTGCCGCCGCCGACGATGTTCGGCTGGACGCCCGCGGTGGCGACCGCGCCGCCGGCCAGGGTGAGCGCGACGGCGGCCGCGGAGGCGGCACCGAGGAGACGGAGAGGGGTCACGGTGGTGATCCTTTCGACAGGGGGACCGGGTCGGGCCGTCGGAAAGTAACCACCGCGTCACAGGTCCGGACACCGACGAAGGTCGGAACCGGGCGAAGACCCGACTTCCGGCGGATCGGACACGGGCCCCCGGAAGCACCGCCGGACGGGGGCGTGCGGAAACTGTCGGTGTCGCCAAATAGGCTGGGGGTGTGGCTGACCCGACCACCTACCGTCCCTCGCCGGGGAGCATCCCGGATGCCCCTGGCGTGTACAAATTCCGCGACGCGACCAAGCGGGTCATCTACGTCGGCAAGGCGAAAAGCCTCCGGAGCCGGCTGAACTCCTACTTCGCCGACCTCTCCGGCCTGCACCCGCGCACGCGGCAGATGGTCACCACGGCCGCGAGCGTCGAGTGGACCGTCGTCGCCACCGAGGTCGAGGCGCTCCAGCTGGAGTACAACTGGATCAAGGAGTTCGACCCGCGGTTCAACGTCCGCTACCGCGACGACAAGAGCTACCCGGTGCTCGCGGTGACGCTGAACGAGGAGTTCCCGCGCCTGCACGTCTACCGCGGCGCGCGCAAGAAGGGCGTCCGCTACTTCGGCCCGTACGCGCACGCGTGGGCCATCCGGGAGACGCTCGACCTGCTGCTGCGCGTCTTCCCGGCCCGCACCTGCTCGGCCGGGGTGTTCCGGCGCCACGGCCAGATCGGCCGGCCCTGCCTGCTCGGCTACATCGACAAGTGCTCCGCGCCGTGCGTGGGCCGTGTCTCCGCCGACGAGCACCGCGACATCGTGGAGGACTTCTGCGACTTCCTGGCCGGCAAGACCGACGTCATGATCAAGCGCCTCGAAACCGAGATGGCCGCGGCGTCCGAGGAGCTGGAGTTCGAGCGCGCCGCCCGGCTGCGCGACGACCTCGGCGCGCTGCGCCGCGCCATGGAGAAGCAGGCCGTGGTGCTCGGCGACGGCACGGACGCCGACGTCGTGGCGTTCGCCCACGACGACCTCGAGGCCGCGGTTCAGGTCTTCCACGTGCGCGGCGGCCGGGTCCGCGGCCAGCGCGGCTGGGTGATCGACAAGGCCGAGGAGATGGACGTCCCGGCGCTGGTCGACCACTTCCTCACCCAGTTCTACGGCGACGAGGCCGAGCTGGACGCCCGCGACGACGTCGACGCGGGGCCGGTCGTCCCGCGCGAGGTGCTGGTCCCGGAGCTGCCCGCGGACGCCGAGGCGGTCGCGGAGTGGCTCACCGGGCTGCGCGGCTCGCGGGTCCAGCTGCGGGTGCCCCAGCGCGGCGACAAGAAGGCGCTGGCCGAGACCGTGCAGCGCAACGCGGGGGAGGCGTTCACCCAGCACAAGCTGCGCCGCGCCGGCGACCTCACGGCCCGCTCGGCGGCGCTGACCGAACTGCAGGAGTTCCTCGCCCTCGACACCGCGCCGCTGCGCATCGAGTGCATCGACATCAGTCACATCCAGGGCAGTGACGTCGTCGCGTCGCTCGTCGTGTTCGAGGACGGGCTGGCGCGCAAGTCCGAGTACCGGCGCTTCGCGCTGCGGGAGGCGGCCACGGAGGGTGACGTCGCCTCGATCGCCGAGGTCGTCCGGCGCCGGTTCTACCGCTACCTCAAGGAAACCGCCGAGGAGTCGAGCACGCCCGGCCTCGACCCGGAGACCGGCCGGCCGAAGAAGTTCGCCTACCCGCCGAACCTGCTGGTCGTCGACGGCGCGGGCCCGCAGGCCACCGCGGCCGCCGACGTGCTGGCCGAGCTCGGCATCACCGACATCTCGGTGATCGGGCTGGCCAAGCGGCTCGAAGAGGTCTGGCTGCCTGCCGACCCCGACCCGGTGATCCTGCCCCGGACGTCGGAGGGGCTGTACCTGCTGCAGCGGCTGCGTGACGAAGCCCACCGCTTCGCCATCGCCTATCACCGCGAGAAGCGGTCCAAGCGGCTGGTGACGTCCGAATTGGACAGTGTGCCCGGGCTGGGGCAGGCTCGCCGCACGGCGCTCATCAAGCACTTCGGCTCGGTGAAGAAGCTCAAGCAGGCCAGGATCGAAGAGATCGAGGCGGTGCCCGGCTTCGGCAGGCGCACCGCGGAAGCCGTGGTCGCCGCGCTGGCCGGGGAGTCCGGCGCCGGCCACGGCACAGAAGCAGGGGAGTAGGGAAACACAGTGAGTGCGCAAGAGGAGATCCGCGGCTCCGGCATGGAGGTCGCGGTCGTGTCCGGGTTGTCGGGGGCGGGCCGCAGCACGGCGGCCAAGTGCCTGGAGGACCTGGGCTGGTTCGTCGTCGACAACCTGCCGCCGGAGCTGATCGCCACCATGGTCGAGCTGGGCGCGCAGGCGCGCGGCGCGATCACGAAGGTGGCGGTGGTGATGGACGTGCGCTCGCGCGCGTTCACCGACGACCTGGCCTCGGTGATCAAGGACCTCGACGCCCGGGGCTACAAGCCGCGGGTGCTGTTCCTGGAGGCGACCGACGCGGTGCTGGTGCGGCGGTTCGAGGCCGTCCGCCGGGGCCACCCGATGCAGGGTGACGGCCGGCTCGCGGACGGCATCACGGCGGAGCGGACGCTGCTGGAGCCGCTGCGCGAGGAGGCCGACCTGGTGCTCGACACGTCGTCGCTGTCGGTGCACGACCTGCGCGCCAAGATCGAGGACGCGTTCGGCTCCGAGGCGAGCACCCAGACCCGGGTCACCGTGCTGTCCTTCGGCTACAAGTACGGCCTGCCGATGGACGCCGACCTGGTGATGGACGTCCGGTTCCTGCCCAACCCGTTCTGGATCCCGGAGCTGCGCGAGCACACCGGGCTCGACGGCGAGGTCCGCAACTACGTCCTCTCGCAGGAGGGCGCCGAGGAGTTCCTGGACCGCTACCACCAGCTGCTGCGGCTGATCGGCGCCGGCTACAAGCGCGAGGGCAAGCGGTACCTGACGCTCGCCGTCGGCTGCACCGGCGGCAAGCACCGCAGCGTGGCACTGTCCGTCGAGCTCGCCGAGCGTCTGTCCAAAGAGGACGGGATGGCCGTGAAGGTGGTGCACCGCGACCTTGGTCGGGAATAACGTGCGCGCGGTCGCCCTCGGCGGCGGCCACGGACTGCACGCCACCCTGTCCGCGGTGCGGCGGGTGACCCCCGACGTCACCGCGGTCGTGACGGTGGCCGACGACGGCGGATCGTCCGGCCGGCTGCGGCGCGAACTCGGGCTGCTGCCGCCGGGCGACCTGCGGCAGGCGTTCGCCGCCTTCGCCGCGGAAGACGGCGGCACGCTGTGGGCCGAGGTCTTCCAGCACCGCTTCGGCGGTGACGGCGCACTGGCCGGGCACGCGGTGGGGAACCTGCTGCTGGCCGGGCTGTTCGAGGTGCTCGGCGATCCGGTCGCCGCGCTCGACGAGGCCTGCCGGCTGATGGGCGTCTCGGGCCGCGTGCTGCCGATGTCGCCGGAGCCGCTGGAGATCGAGGGGCAGGTCAGCGGCCTCGACAGTGAAGACCCGGCCGCGGTGCGCACCATCCGCGGCCAGGTCGCGGTGGCTTCCACGCCGGGGCAGGTGCAGCGCGTCAGCCTGCATTCGCCGGGCCGGTCGGGGCGGCCGCCGCAGGCGTGCGCGGAGGCCGTCGACGCCGTGCTCGCCGCCGACGTCGTGTTCCTCGGGCCGGGCTCGTGGTTCACGAGTGTGCTGCCGCACCTGCTCGTGCCGGGACTGCACGACGCACTCGTGCACACGGCCGCGACGAAGGTGCTCGTGCTCAACCTTGTCCCCCAGCCGGGGGAAACCGCGGGATTCTCTCCGGAGCGTCATCTCGACGTACTCTTCGAGCACGCGCCCGATCTGCGGGTCGACGCGGTGATCGCGGACCGCGATTCCGTCCCCGACCCGGCGAATCTCCGCCGCGCGGCGGAACGGCTGGGCGGCCGGGCGCACCTGGGGGCGGTCGCCGACCCCGGAGTGCCGGGACGGCATGATCCTGATGCGCTCGCGCGGACGATGCGGGAGGCTCTCGGTCTCGGCAGGGACGGGGAGCACGGGGGAGGAGCGAAAGGCAGGGAGGGGCAGTAATGGCGATGACCGCCGCGGTGAAGGACGAGCTGAGCCGGCTGGAGATCACGAAGATCGGGCCGCGCCGGGCGGAGGTCGCGTCGCTGCTTCGCTTCGCCGGCGGGCTGCACATCGTGGCCGGCCGGGTGGTCGTCGAGGCGGAGCTGGACACGGGCTCGGTCGCGCGACGGCTGCGCAAGGAGATCCACGAGCTGTACGGCCACCATTCGGACGTCCACGTGATCACCGCCAGCGGCGGGCTGCGCAAGGGCACCCGGTACGTCGTGCGCGTGGTGAAGGACGGCGAGGGCCTGGCCCGGCAGACCGGGCTGATCGACCAGCGCGGCCGCCCGGTGCGCGGGCTGCCCGCGGCCGTGGTGTCCGGGGGAGTGGCCGACGCGGAAGCGGCGTGGCGGGGCGCGTTCCTCGCCCACGGGTCGCTGACCGAACCGGGCCGCTCGTCGTCGCTCGAGGTGACCTGCCCGGGCCCGGAAGCGGCGCTGGCCCTGGTCGGCGCGGCGCGCCGGATGGGCATCCAGGCGAAGTCCCGCGAGGTCCGGGGAGCCGACCGCGTGGTGGTCCGCGACGGCGACGCGATCGGCGCGCTGCTGACCCGCCTGGGCGCGCACACGAGCGTCCTGCAGTGGGAAGAGCGGCGGATGCGCCGCGAGGTCCGCGCGACGGCCAACCGCCTGGCCAACTTCGACGACGCGAACCTGCGGCGATCGGCCCGCGCGGCGGTGGCGGCGGCGGCCCGGGTGGAGCGGGCGCTGGAGATCCTCGGCGAGACGGCCCCGGATCACCTGCTGGCGGCGGGCCGGCTCCGGCTGTCCAACCGGCAGGCGTCCCTGGAGGAACTGGGCCAGCTGTCGGAGCCGCAGATGACGAAGGACGCGGTGGCGGGCCGGATCCGGCGGCTGCTGGCGATGGCGGACAAGCGGGCCAAAGACCTCAACATCCCGGACACCGAGTCGGCGGTCACGCCCGAGATGCTCGAGGAAGAAGAGGCCTGACCAGCTCCCACGGCCGGCGGTCGTCCGTCCGCGGTGCCGCCGGAGGTTAACGGGATCGGTGCCGTCCGGGCCATCTCGTAACACCCCGGTAGCACTCCGAAGAAGCCGAGGAAACGCGCAGCCCCCAGCCTCGGAGACGACCGAGGGAAGGGGAAGATCATGCGCAACACACACCTGCAGGTGACGCCCGCGGTCGGCACCTGGCTCGCCCGGCGCAGCAGCAAGGCCGAGGACTGGACCACCGAAGAACTCGTCGCGGCCAAGCGCGGCACCACGGTCTCGGTCGTCATCCCGGCGCGCAACGAGGAAGCGACCGTCGGCGCGATCGTCGCCGCCATCCGCGAAGAACTGCAGGAACACCACGCACTCGTCGACGAGATCCTCGTCGTCGACAGCCACTCCACCGACGCCACCGCCGAGGTCGCGGCGGCCGCGGGGGCGGACGTCGTCGCGCAGGACGCCGTCTTCCCCGCCCTCGAAGGCCTGGCCGGCAAGGGCGAGGCGCTGTGGAAGGGCGTCGCGGCGACGACCGGCGACCTCGTCGTCTTCGTCGACGGCGACCTCCACGACTTCACCACGAGCTACGTCACCGGCCTGCTCGGCCCGCTGCTCACCGATCCGTCGGTGGCCTACGTCAAGGGCTTCTACCACCGGCCGCTCGGCGACCAGGCCGACGGCGGCGGCCGCGTCACCGAGCTCGTCGCACGGCCGCTGCTCAACATGTTCTGGCCGGAACTGTCGGGGTTCGTGCAGCCACTGGCCGGCGAGTACGCGGGCCGCCGGGAAGTGCTGGAGAGCATCCCGTTCGTCGTCAACTACGGCGTCGAGATCGGGCACCTGATCGACCTCACCGAGCTGCGCGGTCTCGACGCACTGGCCCAGGTCGACCTCGGCCACCGCGTCCACCGGCACCAGAGCACCCAGGCGCTGGGGCGGATGGCCGGGCAGATCATGCTGACGCTGTTCGACCGCCTGGAGCGCTACGACCGGCTGGTCACGGCGGTCCCGCCGGCGACGCTGCTCGCCCAGTTCCAGCGGGGCACGTCGGCCGACGGCGTCGAGCGCGAACTGGTGCTGACCGACCTGACCTCGCCGCAGCGCCCGCCGCTGGACAGCCTGCCGGCGTCGATCCGGCCGGAGAACGCCCTGCAGGAAACGGCGTAGGTCTCACGCGGGCACGTGTTCGGGCTGCCAGCCGGGCGGCCCGAACACGTAACCCGCGCGCTCCCGCCACGTCCGGGCCGTGCGGAGGTCGCGCAGGATCGAGCCGTACTCGTGGAAGCCCACCTTGAGCAGGTGGTACGTCTCGATGTTCTTCGTCAGCCCGTACGTCGGCCGCCGGCCTTCGGGGACGAAGCTGCCGAACAGCCGGTCCCAGACGATGAGGATGCCGCCGTAGTTCGCATCGAGGTATTCGGGGTCGCTGCCGTGGTGGACGCGGTGGTGGGACGGGGTGTTGAAGACGTACTCGAACCAGCGCGGCAGCTTGCCGACCTTCTCGGTGTGCACGAAGAACTGGTAGACGAGGTCGATCGACAGCCCGGTCAGGATCATCCACGGCGGGATGCCGCACAGCGCCAGCACCGACCAGAACGGCAGCTGGAAGTACGGGGTCCACTTCTGCCGCAGCGCGGTCGAGAAGTTGTAGTGCTCGCTGGAGTGGTGCACCTGGTGCCCGGCCCAGAGCAGCCGCACGCGGTGGCTGGCCCGGTGGTAGGCGTAGAACACGAGTTCCTGGCCGAGCAGCATGAGCACCCACGCCCACCAGTCGCGCGGATCCAGCTTGACCGGCGCCAGCTCGAACAGCGCCGCGAACACGACCAGCATCACCAGCCGGAACAGGGCGTTGACGCCGACGGCGACCGTGCCCATCAGCATGCTCGTCCGGGTGTCGGCGACGCTGTAGCCGACGATGCCGTCGTCGTGGCCGAGCACGTGCACCGCGACGATTTCGATGGTGACGAACAGCAGGAACACCGGAATCGCGAACAGCACGGGGTCGCGCAGGTGTGCCAGGAACTCGGCCACGTCGCCTCCTCGGATCTGACCATACGGTAACTTACCCTTGGGTCACTTTACGCACGGTAGGCTTTTCGGTGTGACGGAGTCAAGGGCGGTCGGGACCAAGGGGATGCCCCGCGAAGAGCGCGAGGCCCAGCTCGTGGTGGCCGGCACCGAAGAGTTCGGCCGGGCGGGGTACGCGGGCGCGTCGATGGTCGAGATCGCGCGCCGGGTCGGGGTCACGAAGCCGTTGCTGTACCAGTACTTCGGCTCGAAGGACGGGCTGTACCTGGCCTGCCTGCACCGCGCGGGTGGCCGCCTCACCGACGGCGTGGCGACGACCATGGCGGCCGGCGGCCGGCCCGACCAGATGCCGCTGAAGGTGCTTGCGGCGATCTTCACGACGTTCGACCACGACCGGTACGCGTGGCGCCTCCTGCGCGACGCGACGGTGCCGTCGACGGGCGACATCGCCGCGGCGGCCGCGGACTACCGCCGCCGGCTCGACGCGTTCGCCGTGCTCGGCGCCACGCAGCTGCTGACCTCCCGCGGCCTGGCCGACCCGGCGGACATCGAGGCCGTGGCGCAGGTGTGGACCGGCGTGGTCGACTCGCTGATCAGCTGGTGGATCGACCGGCCCGAGGAAGACGCCGACGCGATGACGACCCGCTGCGCCCGCATCATGGGCGGCCTGTTCGGCTGGTGAGGTCCGCGGCCTGGAGCGCCGGTCGGGTCAGTCGCTCCCGGTCAGCTCGGCCAAGGCCGCACGCACCTCCGCCAAGAACCGCGGCCGGTCGTCGCCGTACGTGTGGCCCGCCGCCGACAGCGCCTGCCCCAACGCCTCCAGCTCGTCTTCGCGCACCGCCGCGAAGATCGCCGGGAAGGCCATGGCCTGCTGCAACGCGTTGTCGTGCCGTCCGTCCGGCGTGCGCACGAGCGTGTGCGGGACGTCCGGATCCGCCAGGAGGCGATCCCACGCCGTGGTCCAGTCGTCGAACGGCGGGGGCAGCGGAATCCCCTTGTCGAGCGCGCGCAGTCCCTCGGCGATCCAGCCGACGCCGTCGAGCCGGGCCCGCTCGAACGCGAGGTGGGCCACCCGCCGGGCGAGCGCGCGGCAGAGCTCCGGCCCCGCGGCGACCGCCGCCCCCACCAGGTCGCGGTCGAGCTTGGCGAACTCCCGCAGCGAACCTGGCGGCAGATCGAGGACCGGCGACGCCGGGAGCACACCACCCCACTCGCGAAGCAGCTGCTCGTGCCGGGCCTTCGCGCGGGCCTCTTCCTCGGCCCGGCACCGCGCCTCCCACCGGGCGGCAAGCTCCTCGTCGGTCGGCGGCGGGGGCAGGTCGCGGGCGAAACCGTGCCAGTACGCCGCGATCGCGCTCGTTTCACGGACGATGACGTCGGGGGCGGGCGGCGCGGGCCAGAACTGCAGCAGGTAGCTGTCCAGCCGGGGCTCGCCGTCGAGGCGGGTGTCGCGCTCGCGGCCCGCGTCGATCGCCGTGCCGCTGTAGCGGACGCGGTAGTCGCCGGGCGTCAGCTCGAGGTCCCACCAGGCGGAGCCGCCCCAGGTGACCAGCACGGTCCGGCCCTCGGCGTGGAAAGAGGCCTCGACGACGTCTTCCGCGCCGCTGTCCGGCGGCTCGCTCTCGTG is from Amycolatopsis mediterranei and encodes:
- the ribH gene encoding 6,7-dimethyl-8-ribityllumazine synthase gives rise to the protein MSGDGRPDVKLDLSDCKSLKLGIVATRWNADITDVLLERALAAAREAELEEEPTVVHVAGAVELPVVAQALARNHDAVVALGVVIRGGTPHFEYVCDAVTAGLTRVALDESTPVGNGVLTCETHEQAVDRSGRPGAKEDKGYEATVAALDSAHVLRSLRQPWTERGFV
- a CDS encoding PH domain-containing protein encodes the protein MTVKTLLVIRPRRAMIMCSVLAVALLAVFVVVAVLLRNGDTGVRFQRSDQAAMVGIGILLACGVMLFAIARVRADADGIEVRNVLVTRRFAWSEVLSVSFPDGASWARLELPDDEYHAVMAVQAVDRDRAVEAVRALRKLHRAATGG
- a CDS encoding exodeoxyribonuclease III, yielding MRIATWNVNSIVPRLPRVLGFLEETAPDVLCLQELKNTTEAFPAAEIEALGYEVAAYGLGRWNGVGIVSRVGVSDVVRGLPGEPQFDGASEARAIGATCGGVRVWSVYVPNGREPDNPHYAYKLEWLSSLHSLVASEVSDGPFAVLGDFNVAPTDADVWDIAVFAESTHVTKPEREALARLRDLGLSDVFPRPLKYDHPFTYWDYRAGNFPNNKGMRIDLVYGNEAFTSAVTDSYVDRNARKGKGPSDHAPIVVDLDL
- a CDS encoding S1 family peptidase, with product MTPLRLLGAASAAAVALTLAGGAVATAGVQPNIVGGGTAPTVSWGAQVYVNTPGRDYQGFNCSGTVIASRWVMTAVHCLDQDGSGMYVRVGSNTLLSGTKIAVDNEYQSPNGDIALLHLASATSTAPISLGGSDPATGSSNQIYGWGRTTPTGPPATSLKTANVQVTGRSTDAYGGRAIQSVGVNGSAWKGDSGGPEVANGVQVGVASTVQNQSGSNTRGTNNYASVAASRSWIRTTAGV
- the uvrC gene encoding excinuclease ABC subunit UvrC; this translates as MADPTTYRPSPGSIPDAPGVYKFRDATKRVIYVGKAKSLRSRLNSYFADLSGLHPRTRQMVTTAASVEWTVVATEVEALQLEYNWIKEFDPRFNVRYRDDKSYPVLAVTLNEEFPRLHVYRGARKKGVRYFGPYAHAWAIRETLDLLLRVFPARTCSAGVFRRHGQIGRPCLLGYIDKCSAPCVGRVSADEHRDIVEDFCDFLAGKTDVMIKRLETEMAAASEELEFERAARLRDDLGALRRAMEKQAVVLGDGTDADVVAFAHDDLEAAVQVFHVRGGRVRGQRGWVIDKAEEMDVPALVDHFLTQFYGDEAELDARDDVDAGPVVPREVLVPELPADAEAVAEWLTGLRGSRVQLRVPQRGDKKALAETVQRNAGEAFTQHKLRRAGDLTARSAALTELQEFLALDTAPLRIECIDISHIQGSDVVASLVVFEDGLARKSEYRRFALREAATEGDVASIAEVVRRRFYRYLKETAEESSTPGLDPETGRPKKFAYPPNLLVVDGAGPQATAAADVLAELGITDISVIGLAKRLEEVWLPADPDPVILPRTSEGLYLLQRLRDEAHRFAIAYHREKRSKRLVTSELDSVPGLGQARRTALIKHFGSVKKLKQARIEEIEAVPGFGRRTAEAVVAALAGESGAGHGTEAGE
- the rapZ gene encoding RNase adapter RapZ, with product MEVAVVSGLSGAGRSTAAKCLEDLGWFVVDNLPPELIATMVELGAQARGAITKVAVVMDVRSRAFTDDLASVIKDLDARGYKPRVLFLEATDAVLVRRFEAVRRGHPMQGDGRLADGITAERTLLEPLREEADLVLDTSSLSVHDLRAKIEDAFGSEASTQTRVTVLSFGYKYGLPMDADLVMDVRFLPNPFWIPELREHTGLDGEVRNYVLSQEGAEEFLDRYHQLLRLIGAGYKREGKRYLTLAVGCTGGKHRSVALSVELAERLSKEDGMAVKVVHRDLGRE
- a CDS encoding gluconeogenesis factor YvcK family protein, encoding MRAVALGGGHGLHATLSAVRRVTPDVTAVVTVADDGGSSGRLRRELGLLPPGDLRQAFAAFAAEDGGTLWAEVFQHRFGGDGALAGHAVGNLLLAGLFEVLGDPVAALDEACRLMGVSGRVLPMSPEPLEIEGQVSGLDSEDPAAVRTIRGQVAVASTPGQVQRVSLHSPGRSGRPPQACAEAVDAVLAADVVFLGPGSWFTSVLPHLLVPGLHDALVHTAATKVLVLNLVPQPGETAGFSPERHLDVLFEHAPDLRVDAVIADRDSVPDPANLRRAAERLGGRAHLGAVADPGVPGRHDPDALARTMREALGLGRDGEHGGGAKGREGQ
- the whiA gene encoding DNA-binding protein WhiA; protein product: MAMTAAVKDELSRLEITKIGPRRAEVASLLRFAGGLHIVAGRVVVEAELDTGSVARRLRKEIHELYGHHSDVHVITASGGLRKGTRYVVRVVKDGEGLARQTGLIDQRGRPVRGLPAAVVSGGVADAEAAWRGAFLAHGSLTEPGRSSSLEVTCPGPEAALALVGAARRMGIQAKSREVRGADRVVVRDGDAIGALLTRLGAHTSVLQWEERRMRREVRATANRLANFDDANLRRSARAAVAAAARVERALEILGETAPDHLLAAGRLRLSNRQASLEELGQLSEPQMTKDAVAGRIRRLLAMADKRAKDLNIPDTESAVTPEMLEEEEA
- a CDS encoding glucosyl-3-phosphoglycerate synthase, with amino-acid sequence MRNTHLQVTPAVGTWLARRSSKAEDWTTEELVAAKRGTTVSVVIPARNEEATVGAIVAAIREELQEHHALVDEILVVDSHSTDATAEVAAAAGADVVAQDAVFPALEGLAGKGEALWKGVAATTGDLVVFVDGDLHDFTTSYVTGLLGPLLTDPSVAYVKGFYHRPLGDQADGGGRVTELVARPLLNMFWPELSGFVQPLAGEYAGRREVLESIPFVVNYGVEIGHLIDLTELRGLDALAQVDLGHRVHRHQSTQALGRMAGQIMLTLFDRLERYDRLVTAVPPATLLAQFQRGTSADGVERELVLTDLTSPQRPPLDSLPASIRPENALQETA
- a CDS encoding sterol desaturase family protein; protein product: MAEFLAHLRDPVLFAIPVFLLFVTIEIVAVHVLGHDDGIVGYSVADTRTSMLMGTVAVGVNALFRLVMLVVFAALFELAPVKLDPRDWWAWVLMLLGQELVFYAYHRASHRVRLLWAGHQVHHSSEHYNFSTALRQKWTPYFQLPFWSVLALCGIPPWMILTGLSIDLVYQFFVHTEKVGKLPRWFEYVFNTPSHHRVHHGSDPEYLDANYGGILIVWDRLFGSFVPEGRRPTYGLTKNIETYHLLKVGFHEYGSILRDLRTARTWRERAGYVFGPPGWQPEHVPA
- a CDS encoding TetR/AcrR family transcriptional regulator — translated: MTESRAVGTKGMPREEREAQLVVAGTEEFGRAGYAGASMVEIARRVGVTKPLLYQYFGSKDGLYLACLHRAGGRLTDGVATTMAAGGRPDQMPLKVLAAIFTTFDHDRYAWRLLRDATVPSTGDIAAAAADYRRRLDAFAVLGATQLLTSRGLADPADIEAVAQVWTGVVDSLISWWIDRPEEDADAMTTRCARIMGGLFGW